Proteins encoded together in one Streptomyces umbrinus window:
- a CDS encoding MMPL family transporter, with amino-acid sequence MTDAQGKQGRGIGWLVCGRRSKWIVVGLWLVLLFLTAPFASKLTDAQDNDAASWLPGSAESTQVLEISEDFRPEQIPAVVVYARESGLTAEERAQINEDARQIKELRAHGILGAETRGPVFDRQTDPRAAQIYVPIRMDEKGWEEISPAVDSIRDVTGKGGDGLAVHVTGPGGTSADFSEAFEGIDSTLLFSAMAVVIVMLLVTYRSPTLLLVPLLGVVAALFTAQAVIYFLAEHASLTVNGQSAGILTVLVFGAGTDYALLLVARYREELRRHEDRHEAMALALHRAGPAVLASGATVVLSMLVLLAAEMNSTRGLGPVAAIGVAVALAAMMTLFPALLVIFGRWIFWPVIPHFGSADPTESGVWARMGRRISIRPRMIWAVTAAALALLSLGLIQLRAEGISNADAFTGKPDSIVGQEVSARYFPAGSGDPLVIVSNRAQAEDVGQAVAATRGVVPESLGLPAGTKPEFEGKVLFEATMTAPADSEAAKQTVERVRDAVHDVPDADAQVGGGTASLFDMDEATTHDNILIIPLVLIVVLLILCGVLRALIAPLLLIGTVVLSFAAALGISALAFRHIFDYAGEATDFPLFVFVFLVALGIDYNIFLTTRIREEAGRQGTRKGVVTGLATTGAVITSAGLVLAGTFAALGTLPMVAFAEIGFAVALGVLLDTFIVRSVLVPSLFLDVGAKVWWPHRLAHEDGGTAGPPTATGTGSGSPAPTPAPASTPGGPSAPSE; translated from the coding sequence ATGACGGACGCACAGGGGAAGCAGGGACGCGGCATCGGCTGGCTGGTGTGCGGCCGACGCAGCAAATGGATCGTGGTGGGACTGTGGCTGGTGCTGCTGTTCCTCACCGCGCCCTTCGCCTCGAAACTCACCGACGCGCAGGACAACGACGCCGCGTCCTGGCTGCCCGGATCCGCCGAGTCCACCCAAGTCCTGGAGATCTCCGAGGACTTCAGGCCGGAACAGATCCCAGCGGTGGTCGTGTACGCCCGTGAGAGCGGCCTGACGGCCGAGGAACGGGCGCAGATCAACGAGGACGCACGCCAGATCAAGGAACTGCGGGCGCACGGCATCCTCGGAGCGGAGACCCGTGGCCCGGTCTTCGACCGGCAGACCGACCCGCGTGCGGCCCAGATCTACGTCCCCATCAGGATGGACGAGAAGGGCTGGGAGGAGATCTCGCCCGCCGTCGACTCGATCCGTGACGTGACCGGCAAGGGCGGCGACGGGCTCGCCGTGCATGTGACGGGCCCGGGCGGTACGTCCGCGGACTTCTCCGAGGCCTTCGAGGGCATCGACTCCACACTGCTGTTCTCGGCGATGGCCGTCGTCATCGTGATGCTGCTGGTGACCTATCGCAGTCCGACCCTGCTGCTGGTGCCGCTGCTCGGCGTGGTCGCCGCACTGTTCACCGCGCAGGCGGTGATCTACTTCCTCGCCGAGCACGCGAGCCTGACCGTCAACGGCCAGAGCGCGGGCATTCTCACCGTCCTCGTCTTCGGCGCGGGGACCGACTATGCCCTGCTCCTGGTGGCCCGCTACCGGGAGGAACTGCGCCGCCACGAGGACCGCCACGAGGCGATGGCGCTCGCCCTGCACCGGGCGGGCCCTGCGGTGCTCGCGTCCGGCGCGACCGTCGTACTGAGCATGCTGGTGCTGCTCGCCGCCGAGATGAACTCGACGCGCGGCCTCGGCCCGGTCGCCGCCATCGGTGTCGCCGTGGCACTGGCCGCGATGATGACCCTCTTCCCGGCCCTGCTGGTGATCTTCGGCCGCTGGATCTTCTGGCCGGTGATCCCGCACTTCGGTTCCGCCGACCCGACCGAGAGCGGTGTCTGGGCACGCATGGGCCGCCGTATCTCCATCCGCCCGCGCATGATCTGGGCTGTCACGGCGGCGGCGCTCGCGCTGCTCTCGCTGGGCCTCATCCAGCTCCGCGCGGAGGGCATCAGCAACGCCGACGCCTTCACCGGCAAACCCGACTCGATCGTCGGCCAGGAGGTGTCCGCGCGCTACTTCCCCGCGGGCAGCGGCGATCCGCTCGTCATCGTCAGCAACCGCGCCCAGGCCGAGGACGTCGGCCAGGCGGTCGCGGCCACCCGCGGTGTCGTACCGGAATCACTCGGCCTGCCAGCGGGCACGAAACCCGAGTTCGAGGGCAAGGTCCTCTTCGAGGCCACCATGACCGCCCCCGCGGACAGCGAGGCCGCGAAACAGACGGTGGAGCGGGTGCGGGACGCCGTGCACGACGTACCCGACGCCGACGCGCAGGTGGGCGGCGGCACGGCCTCACTATTCGACATGGACGAGGCGACGACCCACGACAACATCCTGATCATCCCGTTGGTGCTCATCGTGGTCCTGCTGATCCTGTGCGGCGTGCTCCGCGCCCTGATCGCCCCGCTGCTGCTGATCGGCACGGTGGTGCTGTCCTTCGCCGCCGCGCTGGGGATCAGTGCGCTCGCGTTCCGCCACATCTTCGACTACGCGGGCGAGGCCACGGACTTCCCGCTGTTCGTCTTCGTGTTCCTGGTCGCCCTGGGCATCGACTACAACATCTTCCTGACCACCCGCATCCGCGAGGAGGCCGGCCGCCAGGGCACCCGCAAGGGCGTGGTGACGGGCCTGGCCACCACCGGCGCGGTCATCACCTCGGCGGGCCTGGTCCTCGCCGGAACCTTCGCCGCCCTCGGCACGCTCCCCATGGTCGCCTTCGCCGAGATCGGCTTCGCGGTCGCCCTCGGCGTACTGCTCGACACGTTCATCGTGCGCTCGGTCCTCGTGCCGTCCCTGTTCCTGG
- the rpe gene encoding ribulose-phosphate 3-epimerase produces the protein MAAQINPSILSADFARLAEEAKAVEGADWLHVDVMDNHFVPNLTLGVPVVESLARATDTPLDCHLMIEDADRWAPQYVEAGAGSVTFHVEAAAAPVRLAREIRAKGARASMALRPATPIEPYEDLLPELDMLLIMTVEPGFGGQAFLDIMLPKIRRTRELINKHGLELWLQVDGGVSASTIERCAEAGADVFVAGSAVYGAADPAQAVRALRTQAEEATAQAAWACDH, from the coding sequence ATGGCCGCGCAGATCAACCCCAGCATCCTGTCCGCCGACTTCGCCCGCCTTGCCGAGGAGGCAAAGGCGGTGGAAGGGGCTGACTGGCTCCATGTCGACGTGATGGACAACCATTTCGTCCCGAACCTCACGCTAGGTGTGCCGGTCGTAGAGTCTCTGGCGCGTGCTACGGACACGCCGCTGGACTGCCATCTGATGATCGAGGACGCCGATCGGTGGGCACCGCAGTACGTAGAAGCGGGTGCCGGTTCCGTCACCTTCCACGTCGAGGCGGCCGCCGCACCCGTGCGGCTCGCCCGTGAGATCCGGGCCAAGGGCGCCCGGGCCTCCATGGCCCTGCGGCCCGCGACCCCCATCGAGCCGTACGAGGATCTGCTCCCCGAGCTCGACATGTTGCTGATCATGACCGTCGAGCCGGGCTTCGGAGGCCAGGCTTTTCTCGACATCATGCTGCCGAAGATCCGCCGCACCCGCGAGTTGATCAACAAGCACGGCCTGGAGCTGTGGCTGCAGGTCGACGGCGGGGTCTCGGCCTCCACCATCGAGCGCTGCGCCGAGGCGGGCGCCGACGTCTTCGTCGCCGGTTCGGCGGTGTACGGGGCGGCCGACCCCGCCCAGGCGGTACGTGCATTGCGCACGCAGGCGGAGGAGGCGACGGCCCAGGCAGCATGGGCATGCGACCACTGA
- a CDS encoding sugar-binding transcriptional regulator translates to MNSSEEIAVSGMSAGRSAMRMGPAELVQAAAMARRFYLEGKSKIQIAEEFGVSRFKVARVLETALERDLVRIEIRVPAELDAERSDALRARYGLRHAVVVESPAEAEESPDPENLGEVAADLLGELVAEGDVLGLAWGRSTIHMAAALDRLPPCTVVQLTGVYDAGTAERGSVEAVRRAAQVSGGDAHPIYAPMLLPDVATAAALRSQTGIARAFEYFDKVTVACVSIGSWEAGISTVHDMLTEEERAHYATLGVAAEMSAHLFDSEGRRVGRDLGERCITVEADRLRRIPEVVAIAGGQRKAAAIDAVLRSGLVTSLVTDTAAADYLMTAGSTPRPALNRADPDGP, encoded by the coding sequence GTGAACAGCAGTGAGGAGATCGCCGTGTCGGGTATGTCGGCGGGCCGGTCGGCCATGCGGATGGGACCCGCTGAGCTGGTGCAGGCGGCGGCCATGGCCCGCCGTTTCTACCTAGAGGGCAAGTCCAAGATCCAGATCGCCGAGGAGTTCGGCGTCAGCCGCTTCAAGGTGGCCCGGGTCCTGGAAACCGCCCTCGAACGGGATCTCGTGAGGATCGAGATCCGCGTCCCCGCCGAGCTGGACGCGGAGCGCTCGGACGCGCTGCGCGCCCGTTACGGCCTGCGGCATGCCGTCGTGGTGGAGTCCCCGGCCGAGGCCGAGGAGTCGCCCGACCCGGAGAACCTCGGTGAGGTCGCCGCCGACCTGCTCGGTGAACTCGTCGCCGAGGGCGATGTGCTCGGCCTCGCCTGGGGCCGCTCCACCATCCACATGGCGGCCGCGCTCGACCGGCTGCCGCCGTGCACGGTGGTGCAGTTGACGGGTGTCTACGACGCCGGGACGGCCGAGCGCGGCTCGGTCGAGGCGGTCCGCCGGGCCGCCCAGGTCTCCGGCGGGGACGCCCATCCCATCTACGCGCCGATGCTGCTCCCTGACGTGGCCACCGCGGCCGCGCTGCGCAGCCAGACGGGGATCGCCCGCGCCTTCGAGTACTTCGACAAGGTCACCGTCGCCTGCGTGTCGATCGGCTCCTGGGAGGCGGGCATCTCGACGGTGCACGACATGCTCACCGAGGAGGAGCGCGCCCACTACGCCACCCTCGGTGTGGCCGCCGAGATGTCCGCGCACCTCTTCGACTCCGAGGGCCGTCGCGTCGGCCGGGACCTGGGCGAGCGGTGCATCACCGTCGAGGCCGACCGGCTGCGGCGGATCCCCGAGGTCGTCGCGATCGCAGGCGGTCAGCGCAAGGCGGCTGCCATCGACGCGGTACTGCGCTCCGGCCTCGTCACCAGCCTGGTGACGGACACGGCGGCCGCGGACTACCTGATGACGGCGGGTTCGACCCCGCGCCCCGCCCTGAACCGGGCGGACCCGGACGGGCCCTGA
- a CDS encoding ribonuclease domain-containing protein, giving the protein MLLRSVPRLFPGLFLCLVGCLVAVLLTGCSSSDTTTGTGVGTGSATSASAPSWAAGKGAVEEARLPAEARRTLALIDEGGPFPYAKDGSVFGNFERELPRHERGYYREYTVRTPGERNRGARRIVMGQGGEVYYTDDHYNSFRAVLR; this is encoded by the coding sequence ATGCTGCTCCGGTCCGTCCCCCGCCTGTTTCCGGGGCTGTTCCTCTGTCTCGTCGGGTGTCTCGTCGCGGTGCTGCTGACCGGCTGTTCGTCGTCGGACACCACGACAGGGACAGGCGTCGGCACCGGGTCGGCCACGAGCGCCTCGGCCCCCTCCTGGGCCGCGGGGAAGGGGGCGGTCGAGGAGGCGCGGCTTCCCGCCGAGGCCCGTCGGACACTCGCCCTCATCGACGAAGGCGGCCCCTTCCCGTACGCCAAGGACGGCTCCGTGTTCGGGAACTTCGAGCGGGAGCTGCCGCGGCACGAGCGCGGCTACTACCGGGAGTACACGGTGCGGACGCCCGGCGAGCGGAACCGCGGAGCCCGGCGCATTGTCATGGGGCAGGGCGGCGAGGTCTACTACACCGATGATCACTACAACTCCTTCAGGGCGGTGCTGAGATGA
- a CDS encoding barstar family protein, with protein MTYDVAGRHVVALDLDGVADKAGLMERCVSALELPDWFGRNWDALADSLGDSSVWPAPATEKGLLVVVTGWQPYAKARPDEWETARDVFAQAADGTPALTVALVLGGSHQ; from the coding sequence ATGACGTACGACGTGGCGGGCCGCCACGTGGTCGCGCTGGACCTCGACGGCGTCGCGGACAAGGCGGGCCTCATGGAGCGCTGCGTAAGCGCCCTGGAGCTGCCGGACTGGTTCGGGCGCAACTGGGACGCGCTGGCCGACAGCCTCGGCGATTCTTCCGTCTGGCCCGCGCCCGCCACGGAGAAGGGGCTGCTCGTCGTCGTCACCGGCTGGCAGCCGTACGCGAAGGCGCGGCCCGACGAGTGGGAGACCGCGAGGGACGTGTTCGCCCAGGCGGCGGACGGCACCCCGGCGCTCACCGTGGCGCTGGTCCTTGGAGGATCCCACCAGTAG
- a CDS encoding GuaB1 family IMP dehydrogenase-related protein, whose translation MRFLNDIQPAYDLTYDDVFMVPSRSAVGSRQGVDLASPDGSGTTIPLVVANMTAIAGRRMAETLARRGGLVVIPQDIPIEVVTEVVSWVKSRHLVLDTPIVLAPHQTVADALSLLPKRAHNAGVVVDDEGRPVGVVTDADLSGVDRFTQLSEVMSRDLLLLDADIEPGEAFNRLDHANRRYAPAVDKDGRLAGILTRKGALRATLYTPATDADGRLRIAAAVGINGDVAGKAKQLLAAGVDTLVVDTAHGHQESMIAAVKAVRGLDPHVPIVAGNIVAAEGVRDLIEAGADIIKVGVGPGAMCTTRMMTGVGRPQFSAVLECAAEAKKFGKHVWADGGVRHPRDVAMALAAGASNVMIGSWFAGTYESPGDLQQDANGRLYKESFGMASARAVRNRTSEESAYDRARKALFEEGISTSRMFLDPSRPGVEDLIDSIIAGVRSSCTYAGANSLEEFAERAVVGIQSAAGYAEGKPLHASWS comes from the coding sequence GTGCGTTTCCTCAACGACATCCAGCCCGCGTACGACCTGACGTACGACGACGTCTTCATGGTGCCGAGCCGCTCCGCGGTCGGTTCGCGGCAGGGCGTCGACCTGGCTTCGCCGGACGGCAGCGGGACCACGATTCCGCTGGTGGTCGCCAACATGACGGCCATCGCGGGCCGTCGGATGGCCGAGACGCTGGCCCGCCGGGGCGGGCTCGTCGTCATTCCGCAGGACATCCCGATCGAGGTCGTCACCGAGGTCGTCTCCTGGGTCAAGAGCCGTCATCTCGTCCTGGACACCCCGATCGTGCTGGCCCCGCACCAGACCGTCGCCGACGCGCTGTCCCTGCTGCCGAAGCGCGCGCACAACGCCGGTGTCGTGGTGGACGACGAGGGCAGGCCGGTCGGCGTGGTCACCGACGCCGACCTGAGCGGCGTCGACCGCTTCACGCAGCTGTCCGAGGTCATGTCCCGGGACCTGCTGCTGCTCGACGCGGACATCGAGCCGGGCGAGGCGTTCAACAGGCTCGACCACGCGAACCGCCGCTACGCCCCCGCCGTGGACAAGGACGGCCGCCTCGCCGGCATCCTCACCCGCAAGGGCGCCCTGCGCGCCACGCTCTACACACCGGCCACCGACGCGGACGGCAGGCTGCGCATCGCGGCCGCCGTCGGCATCAACGGCGATGTCGCGGGCAAGGCCAAGCAGCTCCTCGCGGCCGGCGTCGACACGCTCGTCGTGGACACCGCGCACGGCCACCAGGAGTCGATGATCGCCGCGGTCAAGGCGGTCCGCGGGCTCGACCCCCACGTGCCGATCGTCGCCGGCAACATCGTCGCCGCCGAGGGCGTACGCGACCTCATCGAGGCCGGCGCGGACATCATCAAGGTCGGTGTCGGACCGGGCGCCATGTGCACCACGCGCATGATGACCGGTGTGGGCCGCCCGCAGTTCTCGGCCGTGCTCGAATGCGCCGCAGAGGCGAAGAAGTTCGGCAAGCACGTCTGGGCCGACGGCGGTGTCCGCCACCCGCGCGACGTCGCCATGGCGCTGGCCGCGGGCGCGTCGAACGTCATGATCGGCTCCTGGTTCGCCGGTACGTACGAGTCGCCGGGCGACCTCCAGCAGGACGCCAACGGCCGCCTCTACAAGGAGTCGTTCGGCATGGCGTCCGCGCGCGCGGTGCGCAACCGCACGTCCGAGGAGTCGGCGTACGACCGCGCCCGCAAGGCCCTGTTCGAGGAGGGCATCTCGACCTCGCGGATGTTCCTCGACCCGTCCCGGCCGGGCGTCGAGGACCTGATCGACTCGATCATCGCGGGCGTCCGCTCCTCCTGCACGTACGCCGGTGCCAACTCCCTGGAGGAGTTCGCCGAGCGGGCCGTCGTCGGCATCCAGAGCGCGGCGGGTTACGCGGAGGGCAAGCCGCTGCACGCAAGCTGGAGCTGA
- a CDS encoding GNAT family N-acetyltransferase, producing MRIDICRAEDIAVLERFMPSHSVDGSHGARFARQEAGDSSYLIPWLDGLPVGHAEVRWTGCEAPEVRAARPGCPELNGLFVWPASLRSRGIGTALVRAAEERAVARGTGLMGLGVGDDNPQAARLYARLGYRPAVSYVDRWAYLDVDGERRECADPCVFLVKDLSSSSLDVKPA from the coding sequence ATGAGGATCGACATCTGCAGGGCCGAGGACATCGCGGTTCTGGAGCGGTTCATGCCCTCGCACAGCGTGGACGGGAGTCACGGGGCACGGTTCGCGCGGCAGGAGGCCGGTGACAGCAGCTATCTGATCCCCTGGCTCGACGGCCTGCCCGTCGGTCACGCGGAGGTCCGCTGGACCGGTTGCGAGGCTCCCGAGGTGCGGGCGGCCCGGCCGGGCTGTCCCGAGCTCAACGGGCTCTTCGTCTGGCCCGCGTCGCTCCGCTCGCGGGGCATCGGAACGGCGCTGGTGCGTGCCGCCGAGGAACGGGCGGTCGCCCGCGGAACCGGGCTCATGGGGCTCGGCGTGGGCGACGACAACCCACAGGCCGCGCGGCTCTACGCACGGCTCGGCTACCGGCCCGCCGTGTCGTACGTCGACCGCTGGGCGTATCTCGACGTGGACGGGGAGCGTCGCGAGTGTGCCGACCCGTGTGTCTTCCTGGTCAAGGATCTGTCGTCAAGCTCCCTTGACGTCAAGCCTGCCTGA
- a CDS encoding amino acid permease, with the protein MLDHGAPPQSRSHPTPEPPGAGARLMRRKPVESLVAEGGQGEGGSLRRSLGLWQLTMISIGATLGTGIFVVLGEAVPKAGPAVTVSFVIAGLTALFSALSYAELAGTIPVAGSSYSYAYATMGELIAWICGWCLVLEYGVSVAAVAVGWGEYLNELLDGTIGVTIPDALSAPPGDGGVFNLPALIVVLLAMAFLLGGARESARANTVMVVVKIAALLLFCAIGIQGFRSGNYENFMPLGMAGVSAAGATLFFSYIGFDAASTAGEEAKNAQRDLPRAIMLSLIIVTALYVLVAAVAVGAKPWQGFTDSEAALAGIMKDVTGDAFWGTLLAAGAVIAIASVVLTVLYGQTRILFAMSRDGLVPKVFSRVHQKTGTPRVNTVIVSLFCGVLAAAIPLGQLADATSIGTLFAFALVNVAVVVLRRTRPEMPRTFRVPLSPVMPALGFAFCVWMMGSLDTVTWVVFGVWMAVGLVFYFSYGYRRSRLATPEK; encoded by the coding sequence GTGCTCGACCACGGCGCACCCCCGCAGTCCCGCAGTCACCCCACCCCCGAGCCCCCGGGAGCCGGCGCGCGTCTGATGCGCCGCAAGCCCGTGGAGAGCCTGGTCGCGGAGGGTGGCCAGGGCGAGGGCGGCAGCCTGCGGCGCTCCCTCGGCCTCTGGCAGCTGACGATGATCAGCATCGGCGCCACGCTCGGCACCGGCATCTTCGTGGTGCTCGGCGAGGCCGTCCCCAAGGCGGGCCCGGCCGTCACCGTCTCCTTCGTGATCGCCGGCCTTACGGCCCTCTTCTCCGCCCTCTCGTACGCCGAGCTGGCGGGCACCATCCCGGTCGCCGGATCCTCGTACTCGTATGCGTACGCAACCATGGGCGAGCTCATCGCCTGGATCTGCGGCTGGTGTCTGGTCCTGGAGTACGGAGTCTCCGTCGCGGCCGTCGCCGTCGGCTGGGGCGAGTATCTGAACGAGCTGCTCGACGGCACGATCGGCGTCACCATCCCGGACGCGCTCTCGGCGCCACCCGGTGACGGCGGCGTCTTCAACCTGCCCGCGCTCATCGTCGTACTGCTCGCCATGGCGTTCCTGCTCGGCGGCGCCCGCGAGTCCGCGCGCGCCAACACCGTCATGGTCGTCGTGAAGATCGCCGCGCTGCTGCTGTTCTGCGCGATCGGCATCCAGGGCTTCCGCTCCGGCAACTACGAGAACTTCATGCCGCTCGGCATGGCGGGCGTCAGCGCCGCCGGAGCGACCCTCTTCTTCTCGTACATCGGGTTCGACGCAGCCTCCACTGCGGGCGAGGAAGCCAAGAACGCCCAGCGTGACCTGCCGCGCGCGATCATGCTCTCCCTGATCATCGTGACCGCGCTGTACGTGCTCGTCGCGGCCGTCGCCGTCGGCGCCAAGCCCTGGCAGGGCTTCACCGACTCGGAGGCCGCGCTCGCCGGGATCATGAAGGACGTCACCGGAGACGCCTTCTGGGGCACGCTGCTCGCGGCCGGCGCGGTCATCGCCATCGCCAGTGTCGTACTGACCGTGCTCTACGGGCAGACCCGCATCCTCTTCGCCATGTCCCGCGACGGGCTCGTGCCCAAGGTCTTCTCGCGCGTCCACCAGAAGACCGGTACGCCCCGCGTCAACACGGTCATCGTGTCCCTGTTCTGCGGTGTCCTCGCCGCCGCGATTCCGCTCGGGCAGCTCGCCGACGCGACCAGCATCGGCACGCTGTTCGCTTTCGCGCTGGTCAATGTGGCCGTCGTGGTGCTGCGGCGTACGCGTCCCGAGATGCCCCGTACGTTCCGGGTGCCGCTGTCGCCGGTGATGCCCGCGCTGGGCTTCGCCTTCTGTGTGTGGATGATGGGCAGCCTCGACACCGTGACCTGGGTCGTCTTCGGGGTCTGGATGGCCGTCGGGCTCGTGTTCTACTTCAGTTACGGCTATCGCCGCTCCCGTCTCGCCACTCCAGAGAAGTGA
- a CDS encoding Lrp/AsnC family transcriptional regulator produces the protein MLNDLDERIVHALAEDARRSYADIGQEVGLSAPAVKRRVDRLRATGAITGFTVRVDPAALGWETEGFVEIYCRRNTSPETIQRGLERYQEVVAASTVTGEADAMVQVFASDMRHFERVLERIAGEPFVERTKSVLVLSPLLRRFSSGSPT, from the coding sequence GTGCTGAACGATCTCGACGAACGCATCGTGCACGCCCTCGCCGAGGACGCCCGCCGCTCCTATGCCGACATCGGGCAGGAGGTGGGGCTGTCCGCGCCCGCGGTGAAACGGCGGGTGGACCGGTTGCGGGCGACCGGGGCGATCACCGGGTTCACCGTTCGGGTCGACCCCGCCGCGCTCGGGTGGGAGACCGAGGGGTTCGTCGAGATCTACTGCCGGCGGAACACCTCGCCGGAGACGATTCAGCGGGGGCTTGAGCGGTATCAGGAGGTTGTGGCCGCGTCCACCGTCACGGGGGAGGCGGATGCGATGGTGCAGGTTTTCGCTTCTGACATGCGGCATTTCGAGCGGGTGCTTGAGCGGATCGCGGGCGAGCCGTTTGTGGAGCGGACCAAGTCCGTGTTGGTGCTTTCGCCTTTGTTGCGGAGGTTTTCTTCGGGGTCGCCCACGTAA
- a CDS encoding GntR family transcriptional regulator, whose translation MATRHEEIAEELRQAIDREEYTVGSRLPTETDLASRYGVSRGTVRQAVAALTAEGLIGSRQGARRVVLASRRSQSFEELRSFAQWARAMGREATGHVVSSQYRPATPEDSVRLQLPAGTPVLHVLRVRGLDGDPVLLERTVYAAWISPAVEAVEPDCPSVTQRLYEDTGLVFAYGEHVIDAVAAGAQDAELLDVRRTSPLLRVRRVTTTREGRPVEWSDDRYRPDAITFSVHNSIANNALARQSGQSDF comes from the coding sequence ATGGCGACGCGACACGAGGAGATCGCCGAGGAACTCAGGCAGGCGATCGACCGCGAGGAGTACACGGTGGGCAGTCGACTGCCCACCGAGACCGACCTCGCGTCCCGCTACGGCGTCTCCCGCGGTACCGTCCGCCAGGCCGTCGCCGCCCTGACCGCCGAGGGCCTCATCGGCTCCCGGCAGGGCGCACGCCGCGTGGTCCTCGCGAGCCGCCGCAGCCAGTCCTTCGAGGAGCTGCGCTCCTTCGCCCAGTGGGCCCGCGCGATGGGCCGCGAGGCGACGGGCCACGTGGTGTCGTCGCAGTACCGCCCGGCCACACCCGAGGACTCCGTCCGCCTCCAACTGCCCGCGGGCACCCCGGTGTTGCACGTCCTGCGCGTACGCGGCCTGGACGGCGACCCGGTCCTCCTGGAGCGCACGGTCTACGCGGCCTGGATCTCCCCCGCCGTCGAGGCCGTCGAACCGGACTGCCCCTCGGTCACCCAGCGCCTGTACGAGGACACCGGCCTCGTCTTCGCCTACGGCGAGCACGTCATCGACGCGGTGGCCGCCGGCGCCCAGGACGCCGAACTCCTCGACGTCCGCCGCACCAGCCCTCTCCTACGCGTCCGCCGCGTCACGACAACCCGCGAGGGCCGCCCGGTCGAATGGTCCGACGACCGCTACCGCCCGGACGCCATCACCTTCAGCGTCCACAACTCCATAGCCAACAACGCCTTGGCCCGCCAATCAGGCCAGTCCGACTTCTGA
- a CDS encoding ABC transporter substrate-binding protein: MTVSLPRTAVFVGAAALAMSACGAAPDDASTTTDGKSAATATSAEAFGGMDALVKAAKKEGTLQAIALPRDWANYGALIDGFQKKYGIKIEVENPDGSSQDEINAVTSRKGQDRAPDVLDLGSSFALSAAQQGLLAPYKVAGFADIPEGQKDAKGRWFNDYGGYISIGCDAKRVKTCPTTFADLLKPQYKGQVALNGNPTKSGSAFGGVWAASLASGGSFDDIQPGLDFFAKLKKNGNYTPVESTPATVEKGETPISIDWDYLNAGYADEFKKKGLDWKVAVPSDGKFSQYYSQAINKDAPHPAAARLWQEYLYSAEGQNLWLKGYARPALMTAMEKAGTLDKTAAAKLPEVSGTPSFPTEAQQSKAKTVLGQGWGKAVAG; the protein is encoded by the coding sequence GTGACCGTGTCCCTGCCCAGAACAGCCGTCTTCGTCGGCGCCGCCGCACTCGCCATGAGTGCCTGCGGCGCGGCCCCCGACGACGCGTCCACCACCACCGACGGCAAGAGCGCCGCCACCGCGACCTCCGCCGAGGCCTTCGGCGGCATGGACGCACTCGTCAAGGCGGCCAAGAAGGAGGGCACGCTGCAGGCGATCGCTCTGCCCCGCGACTGGGCCAACTACGGCGCCCTCATCGACGGCTTCCAGAAGAAGTACGGCATCAAGATCGAGGTCGAGAACCCCGACGGCAGCAGCCAGGACGAGATCAACGCCGTGACGTCGCGGAAGGGACAGGACCGGGCGCCCGACGTCCTCGACCTGGGCAGCTCCTTCGCGCTCAGCGCCGCCCAGCAGGGACTCCTCGCGCCCTACAAGGTCGCGGGCTTCGCCGACATCCCCGAGGGACAGAAGGACGCGAAGGGCCGCTGGTTCAACGACTACGGCGGCTACATCTCCATCGGCTGCGACGCCAAGCGCGTGAAGACCTGCCCGACCACCTTCGCGGACCTGCTGAAGCCGCAGTACAAGGGGCAGGTCGCGCTCAACGGCAACCCCACCAAGTCCGGTTCGGCCTTCGGCGGCGTCTGGGCGGCCTCCCTCGCGAGCGGCGGCTCCTTCGACGACATCCAGCCCGGCCTCGACTTCTTCGCCAAGCTGAAGAAGAACGGCAACTACACGCCCGTCGAGTCGACTCCCGCCACGGTCGAGAAGGGCGAGACGCCGATCAGTATCGACTGGGACTATCTCAACGCCGGGTACGCCGACGAGTTCAAGAAGAAGGGGCTCGACTGGAAGGTCGCGGTCCCGTCCGACGGCAAGTTCTCCCAGTACTACTCGCAGGCCATCAACAAGGACGCACCGCATCCGGCGGCCGCCCGCCTGTGGCAGGAGTACCTCTACAGCGCCGAGGGCCAGAACCTCTGGCTCAAGGGCTACGCCCGCCCGGCCCTGATGACCGCCATGGAGAAGGCGGGCACGCTCGACAAGACCGCGGCCGCCAAGCTCCCCGAGGTCTCCGGGACGCCCTCCTTCCCGACCGAGGCCCAGCAGAGCAAGGCCAAGACCGTGCTCGGCCAGGGCTGGGGCAAGGCCGTCGCCGGATGA